The Streptomyces sp. NBC_01268 genome window below encodes:
- a CDS encoding 3-deoxy-7-phosphoheptulonate synthase has translation MVTAPSTAPHADLHRWTAQPAAQNPQWRDHPAYPAAMEALTAAPALVRPDDLVRLRAGLAKVALGEWLVVQAGDCAESFYECNPEAIGARLDMLDRFAEAIGARTGRPVLRVGRIGGQYAKPRSKPVERYEDRTLPSFRGHLVNSEVPSRAARQADPRRMLWAYQAASRVLGQVDEHRSARAEAEEAAGHQGPSLGPWSSHEALVVDYEAGLLREDPRLGTYLASTHLPWIGERTRDPDSVHVRMLATLANPVGCKVGPTADPAALRRLCGLLDPERTPGRLVLIARMGRDRAAEALPGLVAAVREAGHPAVWLCDPMHGNTVTAANGLKTRHLDTLVEEVRIFLRTLEEQGVPAGGVHLEAAGEQVTECVGGAVTSERELTRRYTTLCDPRLSPEQGLRLIDSCF, from the coding sequence ATGGTCACCGCCCCGTCCACCGCACCCCATGCCGACCTGCACCGCTGGACCGCGCAGCCCGCGGCCCAGAACCCGCAGTGGCGCGACCACCCGGCGTACCCGGCCGCCATGGAGGCGCTGACCGCGGCGCCCGCCCTGGTCCGCCCCGACGACCTGGTGCGGCTGCGGGCCGGCCTCGCGAAGGTCGCGCTCGGCGAATGGCTGGTCGTGCAGGCGGGCGACTGCGCCGAGAGCTTCTACGAGTGCAACCCCGAGGCGATCGGCGCCCGGCTCGACATGCTGGACCGGTTCGCCGAGGCGATCGGGGCCCGTACCGGCCGCCCGGTGCTGCGCGTAGGCCGGATCGGCGGCCAGTACGCCAAGCCCCGGTCGAAGCCGGTGGAGCGGTACGAGGACCGGACGCTGCCCTCGTTCCGCGGGCACCTGGTCAACTCCGAGGTGCCCAGCCGGGCCGCCCGGCAGGCCGATCCGCGCCGCATGCTCTGGGCCTACCAGGCGGCGTCCCGGGTCCTGGGCCAGGTGGACGAGCACCGGTCCGCGCGGGCGGAGGCCGAGGAGGCGGCGGGTCACCAGGGCCCCTCCCTCGGGCCGTGGTCCAGCCACGAGGCGCTGGTCGTCGACTACGAGGCGGGCCTGCTGCGCGAGGACCCGCGCCTCGGGACGTACCTGGCCTCCACCCATCTGCCGTGGATCGGGGAGCGCACCCGCGATCCCGACTCCGTCCACGTGCGGATGCTCGCGACCCTCGCCAACCCGGTCGGCTGCAAGGTCGGCCCGACGGCGGACCCCGCCGCGCTGCGGCGCCTGTGCGGGCTCCTGGACCCGGAGCGCACGCCGGGCCGGCTCGTCCTGATCGCGCGCATGGGCCGGGACCGGGCGGCGGAGGCGCTGCCGGGGCTGGTCGCGGCGGTACGGGAGGCCGGGCACCCGGCGGTCTGGCTCTGCGACCCGATGCACGGCAACACGGTCACCGCTGCGAATGGCCTGAAGACGCGTCATCTCGACACGCTCGTCGAGGAGGTGCGGATCTTCCTGCGGACGCTGGAGGAGCAGGGCGTGCCCGCGGGAGGTGTCCATCTGGAGGCCGCGGGGGAGCAGGTCACCGAGTGCGTCGGCGGCGCCGTCACGAGCGAGAGGGAGTTGACACGGCGCTACACCACGCTGTGCGATCCCCGGCTCAGTCCGGAGCAGGGGCTGAGGCTGATCGACAGCTGCTTCTGA